Genomic DNA from Azospirillum brasilense:
TGTTTTCGACCGAAGCGAGAATGTCCTTATGAAATCCGACGGCACCCTTCGCGTTGATCTCACGGGCTACGGCCAGAGTCTGCTCCAATTGAGTCTTGTAGAGCGACAGCGCCGCTTCGAAGTCTGCCAGCAAGCGCTTCTGCTCGGGGTCGGCGGTCTCCTTGACCCTGGTGAGGTTTGCGGACAGCGAGTCGCGGCTCATCGCGATGGAGGGCAGAACTTGCGGCAGATCCGCAGGGTTGGCGGCAAGGCGGTATTCGTCGCGGAGCAATTCGACCACCAGGCGATTCAGTCGTGCACCGAGCCTCATCTCATCGCCGGAAGCCTTGATCTCGTCGGTGGCGCGGCTCAGCGCGTCCAGTCCGGTGACCGACGTGGCAGTAATTCCTGCGCAGATCGCTCCCAGCATGATGATGATGGACAAGATTTTCGTAGATATCTTGAAGTTGCTCAGAAGCATGGCGGTTCTCTCTCTTCTCACCATGGCGGAGTGAATGCGTCATGGCCGGTATCGGACAGAGACGTTCGACTGCATACGGGGGTGTGTACGTCTCTTGCCTATTTTATATCTAAGCATCTATCGCCCGAATGTGACATGCGGTTTCGCGCCGCGACATGGTTCAGGAACCGACGGCCTGCCGGCCTGTTTTTTCGAGGGATTAAAATTCGGGTGGGCAGACATGGCTGGCGGACTGACCAATTGGCTGGTCGATGTGATGCACACGATGAATTACGTGGGCATTTTCCTGCTGCTGGTCCTGGCGCGGGTGATCCCGCCGGTTCCCGCGGAGTCGGTCATCCCGTTGGCCGGCATCGCGGCGGCGCAGGGCGAGTACAATCTGTTCGGTGTCGCCTTGGCCGGTGGGCTGGGCTCGCTGGTCGGGCAGTTGGTCTGGTTTCTGCCCAGCCGTCTGATGGGCCGCGACCGGCTCGAGGCCTTTCTAAAACGCTACGGCCACTGGCTGACCATCCACCCCAAAAAGGTCCGACGAAGCACGGAGTGGTTCGGAAAGCATGGCGGGATCGCCGTGTTCCTGACCCAGCCGGTGCCGGGGGTGCGGACGCTGATCTCGATCCCGGCGGGGGCCTGCCGGATGTCGATCCCGCTCTACTGCCTGTATTCCGGGATCGGGTCGATCCTGTGGACGCTGCTGCTCGCCTGGACCGGCTACATGCTGTCCCGCTGGCCCTTCGCGCACAGCCTGGTGGGCTATTTCACGGTTGGGCTGCTGGTGGTCCTG
This window encodes:
- a CDS encoding DedA family protein — translated: MAGGLTNWLVDVMHTMNYVGIFLLLVLARVIPPVPAESVIPLAGIAAAQGEYNLFGVALAGGLGSLVGQLVWFLPSRLMGRDRLEAFLKRYGHWLTIHPKKVRRSTEWFGKHGGIAVFLTQPVPGVRTLISIPAGACRMSIPLYCLYSGIGSILWTLLLAWTGYMLSRWPFAHSLVGYFTVGLLVVLVGLYLYRLVSHFHGIRRAQKSSRGPGGDPPVAGAPLSP